In Calditrichota bacterium, the following are encoded in one genomic region:
- a CDS encoding gfo/Idh/MocA family oxidoreductase yields the protein QGNPYECTADDAAYSTFLLEDDIIAHFNSSWTVRVRRDDLFTLQVDGTEGSAVAGLRHCVYQSYEDTPRPVWNPDEDSEINYFDTWKPVKGQDFYENAFKAQWELYLKHLVADEPFRWNLLEAAKGVQLAEKGIEAWEKRCWVDIPELKE from the coding sequence ACAGGGGAATCCCTACGAGTGCACGGCTGATGATGCGGCTTATTCCACTTTCCTGCTGGAAGACGACATCATCGCTCATTTCAATTCTTCCTGGACAGTTCGCGTCCGCCGGGATGATTTGTTTACTTTGCAGGTTGATGGAACAGAGGGGTCGGCAGTGGCAGGTTTGCGGCATTGTGTGTATCAATCCTACGAGGATACGCCGCGCCCGGTCTGGAATCCGGATGAAGACAGCGAAATTAATTATTTCGACACCTGGAAACCGGTTAAAGGACAGGATTTTTACGAGAATGCTTTTAAAGCGCAATGGGAATTATATTTGAAACACCTTGTGGCGGACGAGCCGTTTCGCTGGAATCTATTGGAAGCCGCCAAGGGCGTACAACTGGCGGAAAAAGGGATTGAAGCATGGGAGAAAAGATGCTGGGTTGATATTCCTGAATTGAAGGAGTGA